The following coding sequences are from one Eucalyptus grandis isolate ANBG69807.140 chromosome 11, ASM1654582v1, whole genome shotgun sequence window:
- the LOC104426850 gene encoding phytochrome C produces the protein MSSKSTNKTNCSPSSSVRLRHGGHVVAQTPIDAKLHVEFEESEQLFDYSTSVDFNISSSTGNVPSSTISAYLQKMQRGQLIQPFGCMIAVEEENYTILAYSENAPEMLDLAPHAVPNIEQQEALSFGLDVRTLFRSSGAAALQKAANFGEVNLLNPILVHCRTSGKPFYAILHRIDVGLVIDLEPVNPADVPVTAAGALKSYKLAAKAISRLQSLPSTNISLLCDVLVKEVSELTGYDRVMVYKFHEDEHGEVIAECRRPDLEPYLGLHYPATDIPQASRFLFMKNKIRMICDCLASPVKVIQDKRLAQPLSLCGSTLRSPHGCHAQYMANMGSIASLVMSVTINEDDEALESTQQKGRKLWGLVVCHHSSPRFVPFPLRYACEFLIQVFGVQINKEVELAAQSREKHILRTQTVLCDMLLRDAPLGIVTQSPNVMDLVKCDGAALYYRQKFWLLGVTPTEAQIKELTDWLLKYHSGSTGLSTDSLMEAGYPGASVLGDAVCGMAAIKITSKDFLFWFRSHTAKEIKWGGAKHDPGDRDDGRRMHPRSSFNAFLEVVKHRSVPWEDVEMDAIHSLQLILRESLHNDMTEDSKVLVNVPSAENGAIDDDRIQKVKELRFVTNEMVRLIETAAVPILAVDASGNVNGWNNKVAEITGFSVQHAINMPLVDLVAADSIDGVQKMLSSALQGVEEQNVEIKLKKNGLQDDTSPVVLVVNACCSRDAKGNVVGICFVGQDITGQKMIMDKYTRIQGDYVGIVRNPSALIPPIFLTDDYGRCLEWNDAMQKLSGVKREEVVDRILLGEVFTVTNFGCRLKDHDTLTKLRILLNGVIAGQDGDKLLFGFFNQNGRYIEALICANKRTDTEGKITGVLCFLHVASPELQYAMQVQRMSEQAAADSLKKLAYIRREIRKPLNGIICVQNLMGASDLSNEQSELLKTGTLCREQLEKIVNDTDMQSIEDCYTELNMGEFNLEQTLRVVINQEMILSQERAVQIVLDLPVEVSTMHLYGDNLRLQQVLSNFLTNAILFTPSNEVSSVILRAIPRKERIGKKMHIVHLEFRITHPAPGIPEKLIFEMFNHGQDMSREGLGLYISQKLVKIMNGSVQYLREEERSSFIILVEFPLIDHSDQ, from the exons ATGTCATCCAAATCGACGAACAAGACGAACTGCTCTCCAAGCAGCTCGGTTCGATTGAGGCATGGGGGGCATGTCGTTGCTCAGACCCCCATTGACGCGAAGCTTCATGTTGAATTTGAAGAATCCGAACAGTTGTTTGATTACTCCACTTCGGTTGACTTCAACATCTCAAGCTCCACAGGCAATGTCCCCTCATCGACCATCTCGGCGTATCTTCAGAAAATGCAGAGGGGGCAGCTAATCCAACCCTTTGGTTGCATGATCGCTGTCGAGGAAGAAAATTACACCATCCTTGCCTACAGTGAAAATGCCCCGGAAATGTTGGACTTGGCCCCACATGCAGTTCCAAACATTGAGCAGCAAGAAGCCCTCAGTTTCGGCTTGGATGTCCGAACTCTATTTCGGTCCTCAGGTGCAGCTGCCTTGCAGAAAGCCGCAAATTTTGGGGAAGTTAATCTTCTCAATCCCATATTAGTACACTGCAGGACTTCAGGCAAGCCATTTTATGCGATTCTTCACCGAATTGATGTGGGCTTAGTGATAGATTTAGAGCCAGTGAATCCAGCTGATGTTCCTGTGACTGCTGCTGGAGCCTTAAAGTCTTATAAGCTTGCAGCAAAGGCCATCTCCAGATTGCAATCTCTGCCAAGCACTAATATTTCTTTGTTATGTGACGTACTCGTTAAGGAAGTCAGTGAATTGACTGGTTATGATCGTGTCATGGTGTATAAATTTCATGAGGATGAGCATGGGGAGGTTATTGCTGAGTGTCGTCGCCCTGATCTAGAACCTTACCTTGGGTTGCATTATCCAGCTACTGATATTCCACAGGCATCAAGGTTCCTCTTCATGAAGAATAAGATAAGGATGATATGTGACTGTTTGGCTTCACCAGTTAAAGTGATCCAAGACAAGCGATTGGCTCAGCCACTTAGTCTTTGTGGTTCCACTTTAAGATCTCCTCATGGATGTCATGCTCAGTACATGGCAAACATGGGTTCAATTGCTTCTCTTGTTATGTCTGTTACCATTAATGAGGATGATGAGGCATTGGAAAGCACCCAacagaaaggaagaaaattatgGGGTTTAGTAGTTTGCCATCACTCAAGTCCCAGGTTTGTTCCATTCCCTTTGAGGTACGCTTGTGAATTCTTGATTCAAGTTTTTGGCGTACAAATAAACAAGGAAGTTGAGTTGGCAGCTCAGTCAAGGGAGAAGCACATCCTGAGAACGCAGACTGTTCTATGTGACATGCTCCTTAGAGATGCTCCTCTAGGTATTGTCACTCAATCACCAAATGTTATGGATCTTGTGAAGTGTGATGGGGCTGCTCTCTACTACCGGCAGAAGTTCTGGCTGCTTGGGGTCACTCCTACAGAGGCACAGATTAAAGAATTAACAGATTGGCTTCTCAAATATCATAGTGGGAGTACTGGCTTAAGTACCGATAGCCTTATGGAAGCTGGTTATCCTGGAGCTTCGGTCCTTGGTGATGCAGTTTGTGGGATGGCGGCCATTAAGATTACTTCAAAGGACTTCCTTTTTTGGTTCCGCTCCCACACTGCAAAAGAGATCAAATGGGGTGGCGCGAAACATGATCCTGGTGACAGAGATGATGGCAGACGCATGCACCCCAGGTCGTCGTTCAATGCATTTTTGGAGGTTGTTAAGCACAGGAGTGTACCATGGGAAGATGTCGAAATGGATGCTATCCATTCCTTGCAGCTGATATTGAGGGAATCTTTGCACAATGATATGACTGAAGATTCCAAGGTTCTTGTAAATGTTCCTTCAGCTGAGAATGGGGCCATCGATGATGATAGGATACAAAAGGTGAAAGAATTGCGTTTCGTCACAAATGAGATGGTACGCCTCATTGAGACCGCTGCTGTCCCTATCCTGGCTGTTGATGCATCTGGTAATGTCAATGGGTGGAACAACAAGGTCGCTGAAATCACAGGTTTTTCAGTCCAGCATGCAATCAACATGCCTTTAGTTGATCTAGTTGCAGCTGACTCCATAGATGGAGTGCAGAAGATGCTCTCGTCAGCCTTGCAAG GTGTCGAGGAGCAGAATGTTGAAATCAAGCTTAAAAAGAATGGCCTTCAAGATGACACGAGTCCTGTGGTATTGGTAGTTAATGCATGCTGTAGCCGTGATGCAAAGGGGAATGTTGTGGGAATATGCTTCGTTGGACAGGACATTACTGGACAAAAGATGATTATGGACAAATACACCCGTATCCAAGGTGATTATGTTGGAATTGTGCGGAATCCATCTGCACTTATTCCTCCAATTTTTTTGACCGATGATTATGGACGGTGCTTGGAATGGAATGATGCGATGCAAAAACTCTCCGGTGTAAAGAGGGAAGAAGTCGTTGACAGAATCCTACTTGGCGAGGTTTTCACAGTTACCAACTTTGGTTGCCGTCTAAAAGATCACGACACTTTAACCAAACTCAGGATCTTGTTGAATGGTGTAATTGCAGGACAGGATGGGGATAAACTTCTGTTTGGGTTCTTTAATCAGAATGGTAGGTATATTGAGGCATTAATTTGtgcaaacaaaagaacagaCACTGAGGGAAAGATCACTGGCGTGTTGTGCTTTCTGCATGTTGCCAGTCCAGAACTTCAGTATGCCATGCAGGTTCAGAGGATGTCAGAGCAAGCTGCTGCCGATAGCCTTAAGAAATTGGCTTATATCCGCCGAGAGATCAGAAAACCTCTCAATGGGATAATATGTGTGCAAAATCTGATGGGGGCCTCTGATTTAAGCAATGAGCAGAGTGAACTTTTGAAGACGGGTACTTTGTGTCGGGAGCAATTAGAGAAGATTGTTAATGACACTGACATGCAAAGCATAGAAGACTG TTACACGGAACTGAACATGGGCGAGTTCAACCTTGAGCAAACACTACGAGTTGTCATAAATCAAGAAATGATTCTAAGCCAGGAACGTGCGGTACAGATCGTTCTTGATTTGCCTGTTGAAGTGTCGACCATGCATTTATATGGTGATAACTTGAGATTGCAGCAAGTTCTTTCTAATTTTCTGACTAATGCAATCCTTTTCACCCCGAGCAATGAAGTGTCATCTGTTATCCTGAGGGCAATTCCAAGAAAGGAGCGGATAGGGAAGAAGATGCACATTGTCCACCTTGAATTTCG GATTACACATCCAGCACCTGGAATTCCAGAGAAATTGATTTTCGAGATGTTTAACCACGGCCAAGACATGTCGAGGGAAGGCCTTGGATTGTACATCAGCCAGAAGCTCGTAAAGATAATGAACGGAAGTGTGCAGTATCTTAGGGAGGAAGAGAGGTCGTCCTTTATTATTCTCGTGGAATTTCCACTCATTGATCACTCCGATCAATGA